The Nocardia sp. NBC_01329 sequence CCTCATTTCGAAAACACGACCCTGAACAGCAGAAATCAAAGTTCATCGAGCGGACATCAGAACGTCCGCCTCCTTGTCCGCGCGTAAGACCCGGTGACGTAGTTTCCTTCGCCGACAGCGGCTACCCGCCGGTAACGGGTCGATAGCTATCGAAGGCATATTCACCGATGACCAGCGGAGTTCACCCAGCCGGTGCAATGCTTCGAGGTCCGAAAGCCACGCCTTGGCCCCGGGACACGATTCCGGTCGGCCGCCGCGACTCCGCCCGATTCCGGCGTGCGCACGGCCCGGTGTCCGGCCCGACTCGGCACGCGGCCGGACAGCTGTCGTCAGCTTGCTGCCGGATTCCGGCATGCGCCTATCCTGTTGTAGTGGATCCGGTCATGCTGGACGCTGTCGACCAGCGTTTACTACACGCTCTCCAGATCGACGCGCGCGCGCCGTTCAGTACGATCGCCGCCGTCCTGGACATATCGGACCGCACCGTGGCCCGCCGGTTCGGGCGGCTCCGAGCCACGGGAGCGCTCCGGATCAGCGCGGTGCCGCATCATCATGTCGCCGCCGAAGCGCGATGGCTCGTACGCCTGCGGGTCCGGCCGCACGGGGCCGCCGCCGTCGCCCGCGCATTGGCCGCACGTCCGGACACCGCCTGGGTCACCGAGCTGTCCGCCGGTGCCGAGATCGTCTGCCTCTTCTGTGTCCCCGACGCCGGTATGCCACCACTGGCGACCCTGTCCCGCCACCCCGATATCGTCGACGTCACCGCCCAGCGGCTACTGCGTCAGCTGATGGCCGACCGCTGGCGCGGGCGTACTTCGGCACTCACCGAACAGCAGCTGGCCGGGATCCCGGCCCGCGGGCCGGCCGCTCCCGCTCCGATCCGGCTCACCGACCTGGACCACCGGCTGTTCCGGGCGCTGGCCGCCGACGGCCGTACAGCCTGCGCGGACCTGGCGCGGCGGGTGGACTGGTCGGAATCCGCGGTACGCCGGCGCCTGACCGAACTGCGCGATGCCGGAGTGCTGCGGTTCGACATCGAGGTGGAGCCCGCATCGTTCGGCTACTCCACACAGTGTGTGCTGTGGCTGTCGGTCGGGCCCGCGCTGTTGACCACGGTCGCAGCGAGCCTGGCCGCGGACCCCGAAACGGCCTACCTCGGCGCGATCACCGGTAGCCACAACCTCTTCGCTGTGACGATATGTCGCGACACCGAAGCCCTGTACACCTACCTCACCGACCGGATCGCGGCACTTCCCGGCATCGAGCGGGTCGAGACAGCGCAGATCACCTCGTATGCCAAACGTTTCGCCCCGGCCGGGGTAGGTCGGGCGAGCTGAGCGCACGGCCACCGGCACCGCGGACCTCACGGGATCAGGGGGCCTGCCGGTCGTAGTGGTGCTGGGCGGACACCACCTCGGCGGTGTTTCCGTAACGGCCGGACGCTCAGGGCGGTCAGGATCAGCAAACCTCAACGGCCGGCGATGTGGTCGAGTACCTCGCGTGCGGGGCAATCGCTGTTGAATGTGTCACTCGTCAGCGGCCAGGTCGCCCCATCCAACGGCTTGCCTACCACCGTGCCCGGAGCTTACCTCGAGGTATGTTCTTACTTTTGGTAAGCCTTTGACCTACGCTGCGGCCATGGTCACAGTTGTTTTCGGAGCCAGAGGTAATGTCGGCCGCCACGTCGCGGCGGGACTCATCGAAAGAGACGAGCAGATCCGTACGACGAGCCGGGAGCCCGGCGCGGGAGACTTCCCGACGGGGGCGCACGTTGTCACCGCCGACCTGGAACGCCCCGAAACACTGCCCGCCGCACTCGAAGGCGCCGAGCGCGTATTCCTCTACGCCGTCCCCGACGGAGTAGACGGTTTCGTGAAAGCGGCGCGCGACGCCGGGGTACGACAGGTCGTTCTCCTGTCCTCCGGAGCGGTCACGCCGGGCGACACCGCGGACAACCCGATCGCCCGGATGCACGCCCGTGTCGAGTCCGCCATCGAGGAGTCCGGCCTGAGCTGGACGTTCATCCGGCCCGGCATGTTCGCGACGAACGCACTGTGGTGGTGGCAGAAATCCATCCGGGAGAAGGGCATCGTCCGCATGCCGTATCCCGAAGCCCGGACAGCGCCGGTACACGAGCGAGATCTGGCGGCACTGGCGGTCACCGCGCTGACCGAACCCGGGCACGGGGGTCGCGTCTATCCCGTAGCGGGACCCGAGGCATCGACGCTGCGGCAGCAGGTAAGGGATATCGGGACAGCCCTCGGCCGGGAGATCCCCCTCGAGGTGGTCTCGGTGGATCAGGCGCGTGCCGGACTCGGCGAGACCATGCCCGCGATAGGCGTGGAGGCCGTCCTCGCCGGATGGCGGGCGGGAACCGAAGCACCGCCCGAGGTATCGACGCTCGTCGAGGAGATCACCGGCCGTCCGGGCCGCACGTTCGCGCAATGGGCGAAAGATCATGTGACCGACTTCCGTTGACCCACCACGGCGGTAGCGCCGGCGGAGACCGGCGAGCGATCCGAATCCACCGGCGCGTCCGCCCGACACACATCACAAACGTGCGCTCAGGCCCGGCTGAAGAAGCCCCGCCCGGATTTCGCGGGCCGCAGTACCGCCCCGGCAGCCCGCACCTGTGGCCGACGCCCGCGCAACAGGCGATCGAACGCCTCCGCGCTCCCCGCCGGCCCGGGCAGACGACCGGCGTTGAAATCGTCGGCCAGCTGCTGCACGGTCTCTTGGGCGCAGGATTTGTTGGTTCCGATGAAACCGGTGGGCCCGCGCTTGATCCAGCCCGTGACATACGTGCTCGGGAACACCGCGCCTTCCGGCCCGTCGAGGACCCGGCCGGCCTGGTTCGGAACGACCCCGCGCTGTTCGTCGAAGGGCAGGCCGGGCGTCGGCACACCCCGGTAACCGACCGAGGTGAGCACGAGGCCGGTCTCCAGCAGATCGAAATCGCCGGTGGGCACGGCGCCGACGCGGCCGTCGGCCCCGGTCACCGGTTCGGTACGGTCGACCTCGATTCCGGTGACGGTGTCGGGTCCGAGGATCCGGCTGGGCGCGCTCCGGTAACGGAAGACGATCCGCCGTCGCTGCCCGGCCGGACGGTCGGCCACCCCGCGCAGCAGTTTCAGTTTCTGTTCGACCTGATAGGGCAGGCCCGCCACGGCCGGCGGGAGTTCGCCGTCGACGACGATATCCACATCCGAACCCAGCAACCCGACGAATTCGGGGACCGTGAACGCCGATTCGGCGGGGCCGCGCCGGCCCAGCACCACGACCTCGCGGACGGCACTGCGGCGCAGTGCCTCCAGCGCGACCGGCGCGATATCGGTGCCCGCCAGCTCTTCCGGATCGGTCGTCAGGATACGGGCCACGTCGAGTGCGACATTGCCGTTGCCGACGATCACGACACGGTGCTGCGACAGATCGAACTCGTGGTGCTGATGATCGGGGTGGCCGTTGTACCAGGCGACGAAATCGGTGGCCGAGACATTTCCGGCCAGGCCCTC is a genomic window containing:
- a CDS encoding Lrp/AsnC family transcriptional regulator, which gives rise to MDPVMLDAVDQRLLHALQIDARAPFSTIAAVLDISDRTVARRFGRLRATGALRISAVPHHHVAAEARWLVRLRVRPHGAAAVARALAARPDTAWVTELSAGAEIVCLFCVPDAGMPPLATLSRHPDIVDVTAQRLLRQLMADRWRGRTSALTEQQLAGIPARGPAAPAPIRLTDLDHRLFRALAADGRTACADLARRVDWSESAVRRRLTELRDAGVLRFDIEVEPASFGYSTQCVLWLSVGPALLTTVAASLAADPETAYLGAITGSHNLFAVTICRDTEALYTYLTDRIAALPGIERVETAQITSYAKRFAPAGVGRAS
- a CDS encoding NAD(P)H-binding protein — encoded protein: MVTVVFGARGNVGRHVAAGLIERDEQIRTTSREPGAGDFPTGAHVVTADLERPETLPAALEGAERVFLYAVPDGVDGFVKAARDAGVRQVVLLSSGAVTPGDTADNPIARMHARVESAIEESGLSWTFIRPGMFATNALWWWQKSIREKGIVRMPYPEARTAPVHERDLAALAVTALTEPGHGGRVYPVAGPEASTLRQQVRDIGTALGREIPLEVVSVDQARAGLGETMPAIGVEAVLAGWRAGTEAPPEVSTLVEEITGRPGRTFAQWAKDHVTDFR
- a CDS encoding FAD-dependent oxidoreductase; its protein translation is MPYVVTQSCCSDASCVYACPVNCIHPTPDEPDFRTADMLYVDPAACVDCGACASACPVDAITSSKKLTAEQQPFIEINADFYRQSRPRPLLAPPVPAPSIDTTDRGPLRVAVVGSGPSAMYAADELLTQPDVRVTVFDRLPAPYGLARYGVAPDHTKTRQVADLFDVMSRQPGFGSYFDIEVGKHISHEELLAYHHAVIYAVGASTDRKMGIPGEGLAGNVSATDFVAWYNGHPDHQHHEFDLSQHRVVIVGNGNVALDVARILTTDPEELAGTDIAPVALEALRRSAVREVVVLGRRGPAESAFTVPEFVGLLGSDVDIVVDGELPPAVAGLPYQVEQKLKLLRGVADRPAGQRRRIVFRYRSAPSRILGPDTVTGIEVDRTEPVTGADGRVGAVPTGDFDLLETGLVLTSVGYRGVPTPGLPFDEQRGVVPNQAGRVLDGPEGAVFPSTYVTGWIKRGPTGFIGTNKSCAQETVQQLADDFNAGRLPGPAGSAEAFDRLLRGRRPQVRAAGAVLRPAKSGRGFFSRA